One region of Xylanibacillus composti genomic DNA includes:
- a CDS encoding potassium channel family protein has product MKGNQFAVIGLGRFGSNLAKQLIRQGFQVMGIDRRPAIVDEMSDELTHVVAADSTDEEHLKSIGIRNFDCVVVAIGDDIQSSTLTAILLKELGVKMVVAKALSELHGRVLQKIGVDRIIFPERDMAIRVANQLVSPNLLDYIELSKDYTIAEISVPLHISGKTLGELNTRAEYGCSVVAINTANGGVIIAPTASDVVQEQDIMVLIGTNSQIERFEEEVIEEPPARR; this is encoded by the coding sequence ATGAAGGGAAATCAGTTCGCTGTGATCGGGTTGGGCCGGTTCGGCTCGAACTTGGCGAAGCAGCTAATCAGACAAGGATTTCAAGTGATGGGGATTGACAGAAGACCGGCCATCGTAGACGAGATGAGCGATGAGCTTACTCATGTGGTGGCCGCCGATTCCACGGATGAAGAGCACTTGAAGTCGATCGGCATTCGCAATTTTGACTGTGTGGTCGTCGCCATCGGGGATGACATTCAGTCCAGCACATTGACCGCTATCTTGCTGAAGGAACTCGGTGTCAAGATGGTCGTGGCCAAGGCGCTCAGCGAACTGCACGGCAGAGTGCTGCAGAAAATTGGCGTAGATCGAATCATCTTTCCGGAGCGGGATATGGCTATACGTGTAGCCAACCAGCTGGTATCCCCGAATTTATTGGACTATATTGAGCTGTCCAAGGATTACACGATAGCGGAAATATCCGTGCCCCTTCACATATCGGGCAAGACCCTCGGCGAGCTCAACACTAGAGCCGAATATGGCTGCAGCGTCGTTGCGATCAACACAGCAAATGGCGGCGTGATTATCGCGCCAACAGCTTCAGATGTTGTGCAGGAGCAGGATATTATGGTGCTGATCGGCACGAACAGCCAGATAGAGCGGTTCGAGGAGGAAGTAATTGAAGAGCCGCCGGCGCGGCGATGA
- a CDS encoding LysR family transcriptional regulator, which yields MNEALHVFCTVVEQKSLNQAARLLNLSQPALSRKIRQLEDSLETALFERKGKRLVLTEAGRVAYGYAQDMLRLERKFRDELLRLHPAPKRKLTIGASLTTLQATLPDLIAALSERFPDTDLKAVTGKTHEIVEMVCEHKVDFGLVASLIERKDTVCIPLFDDHLCLVLPALHPLAGRDSLSIQDLKDLPMILFSRGTWYRVLMDDLFLRYGIHPEIKMEIDSFEAIVRLVSTTRTATLLPQSYLRESTLSDNELVVVPVPELLQTVRTTSLIYSKSAGMQDTVSPIVRQAAAMFQQTADRSQRPHPSGSI from the coding sequence ATGAATGAAGCCCTGCATGTATTTTGTACCGTCGTCGAGCAAAAAAGTCTGAATCAGGCAGCCCGGCTGTTGAACCTGTCGCAGCCTGCGCTGTCCCGGAAGATCCGGCAGCTCGAGGATTCGCTGGAGACCGCCCTCTTCGAACGAAAAGGCAAGCGGCTTGTGCTGACGGAGGCCGGCCGGGTCGCCTACGGCTATGCGCAGGACATGCTCCGGCTGGAGCGGAAGTTCCGCGACGAGCTGCTCCGGCTTCATCCGGCGCCCAAGCGCAAGCTGACAATTGGCGCCAGCCTCACCACCCTGCAGGCTACCTTGCCAGATCTGATTGCCGCGCTAAGCGAGCGCTTTCCCGATACGGACTTGAAAGCCGTCACAGGCAAAACGCATGAGATTGTCGAGATGGTTTGCGAGCATAAGGTCGATTTCGGGCTTGTCGCCTCGCTGATCGAACGCAAGGACACCGTTTGCATTCCGTTGTTCGATGATCATTTGTGTCTGGTGCTTCCTGCCCTGCATCCGCTGGCGGGCCGAGACAGCTTATCCATTCAGGATCTGAAGGACTTGCCGATGATCTTGTTTTCCCGCGGAACGTGGTACCGCGTGCTTATGGACGACTTGTTCCTGCGCTATGGGATTCATCCCGAGATCAAGATGGAAATCGATTCGTTCGAAGCCATTGTGCGGCTGGTCTCCACAACTCGCACGGCCACGCTGCTGCCGCAGTCCTACTTGCGCGAAAGCACCCTGAGCGATAACGAGCTGGTCGTTGTGCCCGTTCCCGAGCTGCTGCAAACCGTTCGCACCACTTCGCTCATCTACAGCAAGTCCGCAGGGATGCAGGATACGGTAAGCCCAATCGTGCGGCAGGCTGCCGCCATGTTCCAGCAGACCGCGGACCGTTCGCAGCGGCCTCATCCTTCCGGCTCCATCTAG
- a CDS encoding succinate dehydrogenase cytochrome b558 subunit produces MKVNSFYSRKLHSLLGVIPLGFFLIEHLLTNFEAFNGGKEAFIEQIHWLNSLPLVLFLEIFGIWLPLLYHGVYGLYIAFQAKHNIGNYSYGRNIMFSLQRFTGVATLIFVVWHFYDTRFQVALGNISHDDLGQQMHNIVNNPLFFALYIIGILAATFHFSNGMWSFLVAWGITVGPRAQRVSTYVWMTVFVIMSVMFILALNAFRNEEFAAIGQAASTIIG; encoded by the coding sequence ATGAAGGTCAATTCGTTTTATTCCCGTAAGCTGCACTCCTTGCTTGGGGTGATTCCGCTCGGTTTTTTTCTGATCGAGCATTTGCTTACGAATTTTGAAGCCTTTAATGGCGGGAAGGAAGCTTTTATTGAGCAGATCCACTGGCTGAACAGCCTGCCGCTCGTTCTCTTCTTAGAGATTTTCGGCATCTGGCTGCCGTTGCTCTACCACGGTGTATACGGCTTGTATATCGCCTTCCAGGCCAAGCATAACATAGGCAATTACAGCTATGGCCGCAACATCATGTTCAGCCTGCAGCGCTTCACCGGCGTAGCGACGCTGATTTTCGTCGTGTGGCACTTCTATGACACGCGTTTTCAAGTAGCCCTCGGCAACATCTCTCATGATGATCTCGGTCAGCAAATGCATAACATTGTGAACAATCCATTGTTCTTTGCGTTATACATTATCGGCATCCTGGCTGCGACCTTCCACTTCTCGAACGGCATGTGGTCGTTCCTGGTTGCCTGGGGCATCACAGTCGGACCGCGCGCGCAGCGTGTTTCCACGTATGTGTGGATGACGGTTTTCGTCATTATGTCGGTTATGTTTATTTTGGCGCTCAACGCATTTAGAAACGAAGAGTTTGCTGCGATCGGGCAAGCGGCATCGACTATAATCGGATAA
- the sdhA gene encoding succinate dehydrogenase flavoprotein subunit, which translates to MANSKIIVVGGGLAGLMATIKAAEAGVHVDLLSFVPVKRSHSVCAQGGINGAVNTKGEGDSPWEHFDDTVYGGDFLANQPPVKAMCEAAPGIIHLMDRMGVMFNRTPEGLLDFRRFGGTKHHRTAFAGATTGQQLLYALDEQVRRWEVAGLVTKYEHWEFMGAILDEDGVCRGVTAQDLRSMEIRSFRADAVILATGGPGIIFGKSTNSVINTGTAASAVYQQGVYYANGEFIQIHPTAIPGDDKLRLMSESARGEGGRVWTYKDGKPWYFLEEKYPAYGNLVPRDIATREIFDVCVNQKLGINGENMVYLDLSHKDPKELDVKLGGIIEIYEKFMGDDPRKIPMKIFPAVHYSMGGMWVDYNQMTNIPGLFAAGECEYQYHGANRLGANSLLSAIYGGMVAGPKAIEYIKGLNKATDDISSAIFDREQKLQEQKFEDIMKMDGDENAYVLHKELGEWMTNNMTVVRYNKNLQETDNKIQELMQRYKRINMVDTAKWSNQAASFTRQLWNMLELARVMTIGALQRNESRGAHYKPEFPERDDENFMKTTKAKYTPDGPVIEYEEVDASLIEPRKRDYTTDKQKGGK; encoded by the coding sequence ATGGCAAATTCAAAAATCATCGTAGTTGGCGGCGGGCTTGCGGGCCTCATGGCTACAATCAAAGCGGCAGAAGCGGGAGTTCACGTCGATCTTTTATCCTTCGTGCCTGTCAAGCGCTCGCATTCCGTCTGTGCGCAGGGCGGCATTAACGGGGCAGTCAATACCAAAGGCGAGGGAGACTCCCCATGGGAGCATTTCGACGATACGGTATACGGCGGCGACTTTTTGGCCAATCAGCCGCCGGTTAAAGCGATGTGCGAGGCGGCTCCCGGCATCATTCACCTGATGGACCGGATGGGCGTCATGTTCAACCGCACGCCGGAAGGGCTGTTGGATTTCCGTCGGTTCGGGGGCACGAAGCATCACCGTACAGCATTTGCCGGCGCGACAACAGGACAGCAGTTGCTGTATGCGCTGGACGAACAAGTACGCCGCTGGGAAGTGGCCGGGCTTGTGACGAAGTACGAGCACTGGGAATTCATGGGCGCCATATTGGATGAGGACGGCGTATGCCGCGGCGTAACCGCGCAGGATCTACGCAGCATGGAAATCCGCTCGTTCCGTGCAGATGCGGTTATTCTGGCAACGGGCGGCCCTGGCATCATCTTCGGCAAATCGACGAACTCGGTCATCAATACGGGAACGGCAGCCAGCGCAGTTTACCAGCAAGGCGTATATTATGCGAACGGTGAGTTTATCCAGATCCATCCGACAGCCATCCCGGGTGACGACAAGCTGCGGCTCATGAGTGAATCGGCTCGCGGCGAAGGCGGACGGGTATGGACGTACAAGGACGGAAAGCCTTGGTACTTCCTGGAGGAGAAATACCCGGCATACGGCAACCTGGTGCCGCGTGATATTGCTACGCGCGAGATCTTTGACGTCTGTGTCAACCAGAAGCTGGGCATCAACGGCGAAAACATGGTTTACCTTGACCTGTCCCACAAAGATCCGAAAGAGCTGGATGTAAAGCTTGGCGGCATTATCGAAATCTATGAGAAGTTCATGGGCGACGATCCGCGCAAAATTCCGATGAAAATATTCCCGGCTGTCCACTATTCGATGGGCGGCATGTGGGTCGACTATAACCAAATGACGAACATCCCCGGCTTGTTCGCGGCAGGAGAGTGCGAGTACCAATATCACGGGGCCAACCGCCTCGGCGCAAACTCCTTGCTGTCGGCGATCTATGGCGGCATGGTGGCAGGACCGAAAGCGATCGAATATATCAAAGGGCTGAATAAAGCGACAGACGATATTTCCTCCGCGATTTTTGACCGGGAGCAGAAGCTGCAGGAGCAGAAGTTCGAGGACATCATGAAAATGGATGGTGACGAGAACGCCTATGTGCTTCACAAGGAGCTTGGCGAGTGGATGACCAACAATATGACGGTCGTGCGCTACAACAAGAACCTGCAGGAAACCGACAACAAAATTCAGGAGCTTATGCAGCGTTACAAGCGCATTAATATGGTGGATACGGCGAAATGGAGCAACCAGGCCGCTTCCTTCACCCGTCAGCTGTGGAATATGCTGGAGTTGGCCCGCGTGATGACGATCGGCGCCCTGCAGCGGAATGAAAGCCGCGGGGCTCATTACAAGCCGGAATTCCCAGAGCGTGACGACGAGAACTTTATGAAAACAACCAAGGCGAAGTATACACCGGACGGACCGGTTATCGAATATGAGGAAGTCGATGCATCGCTTATTGAACCGCGCAAGCGCGATTACACGACAGACAAGCAGAAAGGAGGCAAATGA
- the sdhB gene encoding succinate dehydrogenase iron-sulfur subunit translates to MAEATASKTIKFIVTRQDSPDEKPYKEEFEIPYRPNMNVISAFMEIQRNPVNAQGQKTTPVCWESNCLEEVCGACSMVINGKPRQACTALVDKLEQPIRIEPMKTFPVIRDVVVDRNRMFDGLKRVKAWIPIDGTYDLGPGPRMAESKRQWAYELSKCMTCGVCLEACPNVSENNSFIGPYAISQVRLFNAHPTGEMNKEERLETLMEDGGIEGCGNSQNCVQSCPKGIPLTTSIAALNKDTTKHMFKKWLSM, encoded by the coding sequence ATGGCGGAAGCTACTGCAAGCAAGACGATTAAGTTCATCGTTACCCGTCAGGACAGCCCGGATGAAAAGCCATACAAGGAAGAGTTCGAAATTCCTTACCGTCCGAACATGAACGTGATCAGCGCATTTATGGAGATTCAGCGGAATCCGGTAAATGCTCAAGGTCAAAAGACGACACCGGTTTGCTGGGAATCGAACTGTCTGGAAGAAGTGTGCGGGGCCTGCTCGATGGTCATCAACGGCAAGCCGCGCCAAGCTTGTACGGCGCTGGTCGACAAGCTGGAGCAGCCGATCCGCATTGAGCCGATGAAGACTTTCCCCGTCATTCGCGACGTTGTCGTGGACCGGAATCGCATGTTCGATGGCTTGAAGCGCGTGAAAGCCTGGATCCCGATTGACGGCACCTACGACCTGGGTCCTGGTCCGCGCATGGCGGAATCGAAGCGCCAATGGGCGTATGAGCTGTCCAAGTGCATGACCTGCGGCGTCTGCCTGGAGGCATGCCCGAACGTGAGCGAGAACAATAGCTTCATTGGACCGTATGCGATTTCGCAGGTTCGCTTGTTCAACGCTCATCCGACAGGCGAGATGAACAAGGAAGAGCGCCTGGAGACACTGATGGAAGACGGCGGTATCGAAGGATGCGGAAATTCGCAGAACTGCGTGCAGTCCTGTCCGAAGGGCATTCCGTTGACAACTTCGATTGCGGCTTTGAACAAGGACACAACCAAGCATATGTTCAAGAAATGGCTGAGCATGTAA
- a CDS encoding cation diffusion facilitator family transporter yields the protein MTDYHHLRHVKEQTRSKRALWITLLLTLFFTIVEIIGGLLSNSLALLSDSAHMVSDVIALGLSMTAIYLASRPPNSRFSYGYLRFEIIASFLNGLALCLISVGIFIEGIRRFFFPEDVKLELMLAIAIIGFLVNLVLTVVLSRSISGENNLNVQSALWHFIGDLLSSIGVIVSAVLIYLTGLVWFDPLISLVIALIIFTGGARILRESYLILMESVPERFDLEEIRSAIFAVEGVQDVHELHLWTISTDHHSFSAHVFISERIQPFCVILAITETMRRQFGIAHVTVQVEHARIHPHGEYGEQFLKQQEKEA from the coding sequence ATGACGGATTACCACCATCTCCGGCATGTGAAGGAACAGACCCGCTCGAAACGCGCTCTGTGGATTACTCTCCTGTTGACCCTGTTCTTCACCATTGTCGAAATAATCGGCGGCCTTCTCTCCAACTCGCTTGCCCTGCTGTCCGACTCCGCCCATATGGTCTCCGATGTCATCGCTTTGGGATTAAGCATGACCGCTATCTACCTGGCGTCCCGTCCTCCCAACTCCCGCTTCAGCTATGGGTACTTGCGCTTTGAAATCATCGCCTCCTTCCTCAATGGTCTGGCGCTTTGCCTGATTTCCGTCGGTATTTTCATTGAAGGCATTCGCCGCTTCTTCTTCCCGGAAGATGTCAAGCTCGAACTCATGCTTGCCATTGCCATCATCGGCTTCCTTGTAAATCTTGTGCTAACCGTAGTACTGAGTCGCAGCATCAGCGGGGAGAACAACCTGAACGTGCAAAGCGCGCTCTGGCACTTCATCGGCGATCTGCTCAGTTCGATTGGCGTCATCGTCTCGGCTGTCTTGATATACCTAACCGGACTCGTCTGGTTCGACCCGCTCATCAGCCTCGTTATTGCACTCATTATCTTCACCGGCGGCGCCAGGATATTGCGGGAATCGTACTTGATCCTGATGGAGTCCGTCCCGGAGCGCTTTGATCTGGAAGAGATCCGTTCGGCCATCTTTGCTGTTGAAGGCGTGCAAGACGTGCACGAGCTGCATTTGTGGACGATTTCCACGGATCATCATTCCTTCAGCGCACACGTCTTTATTTCCGAGCGCATTCAGCCTTTTTGCGTGATTCTCGCCATTACCGAGACGATGAGGAGGCAGTTCGGCATCGCACATGTGACGGTGCAGGTCGAGCATGCCCGCATCCATCCCCATGGCGAATATGGGGAGCAATTTCTGAAGCAGCAGGAGAAAGAGGCTTGA
- a CDS encoding histidinol-phosphatase gives MKFDLHTHNERCGHAIGTIEDYVVSAIRKGLHVIGISDHSPYFAEEADHHFPQIAMAKSMFAAYVEEVLRLKAKYAGQIEVLLGVESDYFPESAHLYQEVYDRYPFDYLIGSIHHVEGVSIFNKKRWGKLDERRKIEVKEAYYDLIEQSARSGMFDILGHIDAMKAFYPAFSDIPTGRVDQTLQVIAETGVAIEINTSGKTKAVGGWYPSDDILERACRYGVSVTFGSDAHDPDRVADEWELVRDRLKDIGFREWVYVSGRKPHRVPL, from the coding sequence ATGAAATTTGACTTGCATACTCACAATGAACGATGCGGACACGCAATCGGCACGATCGAAGACTATGTCGTCTCGGCCATACGCAAAGGCTTGCACGTAATCGGCATTTCCGACCATTCCCCGTATTTCGCCGAAGAAGCGGACCACCATTTTCCCCAGATCGCCATGGCCAAAAGCATGTTCGCCGCCTACGTCGAGGAGGTGCTGAGGCTGAAGGCGAAATATGCGGGACAAATTGAAGTGCTCCTCGGCGTAGAATCCGACTACTTCCCGGAATCGGCACACCTCTATCAGGAAGTCTATGACCGGTATCCGTTCGACTACTTAATCGGATCTATCCATCATGTTGAAGGGGTCAGCATCTTCAATAAAAAAAGATGGGGCAAGCTGGACGAACGCCGCAAGATCGAAGTGAAAGAAGCGTATTATGATTTGATCGAGCAGTCAGCAAGATCCGGCATGTTCGACATTCTGGGCCATATCGACGCCATGAAGGCCTTCTACCCCGCATTCAGCGACATTCCAACAGGACGCGTCGATCAGACGCTGCAAGTCATCGCGGAAACCGGAGTAGCGATTGAAATCAATACGTCCGGGAAAACAAAGGCGGTGGGAGGCTGGTATCCTTCCGACGATATTCTGGAGAGAGCCTGCCGCTACGGCGTGTCTGTAACCTTTGGCTCGGATGCTCATGATCCAGACCGGGTCGCCGATGAATGGGAGCTTGTACGGGATCGGCTGAAGGATATCGGATTCCGGGAATGGGTGTATGTCAGCGGCCGCAAGCCGCACCGGGTGCCGCTCTAA
- a CDS encoding LysR family transcriptional regulator, whose protein sequence is MNINQLETLIAISKTMSFRKAGELLNLTQPAVSAQIKSLEDEFQTVLVDRNQPVTLTDSGKVFLEHAEQMLKIVEELRGRLADLNATPQGHIHLGTTTSIAMQILPRVLSYFQNQFPLIKTTIHSMPTAQIMTSVESGIIDIGIAYLFDKNPVLETSILYYDSFELTVSPDHPLAGKTHIPIEALRDIPLIMLSPETAGRRFVDQLFAQFRIEPQVVMELSSSEEVKRMVELNLGAAIISKQSIMDELQSGKLHMIKVNELEISHPVGVIYRSGRYLNSALMQFLNDLKGMPETHFLGTE, encoded by the coding sequence TTGAACATCAACCAATTGGAGACCCTGATTGCGATATCCAAGACGATGAGTTTTCGCAAAGCGGGGGAATTGCTCAATCTTACTCAACCTGCCGTATCCGCCCAAATCAAAAGCCTGGAAGACGAATTTCAAACTGTGCTGGTTGACCGCAATCAACCGGTCACGTTGACGGATAGCGGCAAAGTGTTCCTGGAGCACGCCGAGCAGATGCTCAAGATCGTGGAAGAATTGCGGGGACGCCTCGCTGACCTGAACGCCACGCCCCAGGGACATATTCACTTGGGAACGACCACCTCCATCGCCATGCAGATCCTGCCCAGGGTTCTATCCTATTTCCAAAACCAATTCCCGCTCATTAAAACAACCATTCACTCTATGCCAACGGCACAAATTATGACTAGCGTCGAAAGCGGCATCATCGATATCGGCATCGCCTACCTGTTCGATAAAAACCCGGTTTTGGAAACATCCATTCTGTATTATGATTCTTTCGAGTTAACGGTCTCTCCGGATCACCCGCTTGCCGGGAAGACTCATATTCCGATTGAAGCGCTGCGCGATATTCCACTGATCATGCTGTCGCCTGAAACAGCGGGTCGCCGGTTTGTGGATCAGCTGTTTGCCCAGTTCCGCATCGAGCCGCAAGTCGTCATGGAGCTGTCGAGCAGCGAAGAAGTGAAGCGCATGGTGGAACTGAATCTGGGCGCAGCGATTATATCCAAGCAATCCATCATGGACGAATTGCAGAGTGGGAAACTGCACATGATCAAGGTGAACGAATTGGAAATCAGCCATCCGGTAGGCGTAATCTATCGGTCAGGCCGATACCTGAATTCCGCCCTTATGCAGTTTTTGAATGACTTGAAGGGGATGCCGGAGACGCATTTCCTTGGCACCGAATAA
- a CDS encoding chemotaxis protein CheX, whose translation MNAENINPFLESASIVIEQVINIRPTTGKLNVKDVKFVEKYIWIQIGMTGQMTGDIVFGLHEEVALKMVSAMMGGYPVSEIDDMAKSAISELGNMISGNASTLLYNKGVKVDITPPKVIHAAESAGFSPAKALTIPLQMGDIGNLDIQVLIT comes from the coding sequence ATGAATGCAGAAAACATTAATCCGTTCCTGGAATCAGCAAGTATCGTCATTGAGCAGGTAATCAACATCCGTCCCACAACGGGCAAACTGAATGTGAAGGACGTCAAGTTTGTCGAAAAGTACATATGGATTCAAATCGGCATGACCGGTCAGATGACCGGCGACATTGTATTTGGTCTGCATGAAGAAGTAGCCTTGAAGATGGTATCAGCCATGATGGGAGGCTACCCGGTTTCGGAAATCGACGATATGGCCAAGAGCGCGATATCAGAGCTCGGCAATATGATAAGCGGCAACGCCAGCACTTTGTTGTACAACAAAGGGGTGAAGGTCGATATCACGCCGCCGAAGGTGATCCATGCAGCCGAATCCGCAGGCTTTTCGCCGGCCAAGGCATTGACAATTCCTCTTCAGATGGGGGATATCGGCAATCTGGATATTCAGGTTTTGATTACATAA
- a CDS encoding SDR family NAD(P)-dependent oxidoreductase — protein sequence MLRDKVVLVTGASSGIGAELGRQLADVGAIPVLVARSEDKLEAVAKSMPSGSRVLTLTADVASTEEVQRAVEQTMARFGKIDALVNNAGFGLFQRVEEMPLADYERMMDVNYMGVVRFTKAVLPHMRQQGEGRIVTVASIAGKLGTAKSAGYSASKHAVIGFMSSLRQELEQETRIRVSVVNPGPVRTAFFDRTDPDNNYLNKVPSWYVLTAEQVARSIVNLLYKPRAEVNLPAIGGLGVKLTQLFPGISSALVRKMTDKK from the coding sequence ATGCTTCGCGATAAAGTCGTGTTGGTGACGGGAGCGTCGAGCGGGATCGGTGCTGAGTTGGGCAGACAGCTGGCCGATGTCGGGGCCATACCTGTGCTTGTCGCCCGGTCCGAAGACAAGCTGGAGGCAGTCGCCAAGTCCATGCCTTCCGGCAGCCGGGTTCTTACCTTAACGGCTGACGTTGCCTCTACGGAAGAGGTCCAACGTGCGGTCGAGCAGACAATGGCTCGATTCGGCAAGATCGACGCGCTTGTCAACAATGCCGGCTTCGGCCTGTTTCAGCGAGTAGAAGAAATGCCGCTCGCCGACTACGAACGGATGATGGATGTGAACTATATGGGCGTGGTCCGCTTCACCAAGGCGGTGCTGCCGCATATGCGGCAACAAGGAGAGGGCAGGATCGTGACGGTAGCGTCGATCGCCGGCAAGCTTGGCACAGCCAAATCGGCCGGTTATAGCGCCAGCAAGCATGCGGTAATCGGATTTATGAGCAGCTTGCGCCAAGAGCTTGAGCAAGAAACGCGCATCCGCGTATCTGTCGTGAATCCGGGACCGGTGCGGACAGCATTTTTTGACCGGACCGATCCGGACAATAATTATTTGAACAAGGTGCCGTCGTGGTATGTGCTGACAGCGGAGCAGGTCGCCCGGTCTATCGTCAACCTCCTGTATAAGCCGAGGGCGGAAGTCAATCTTCCGGCCATCGGAGGCCTGGGTGTCAAGCTGACGCAGCTGTTCCCCGGCATTTCGTCCGCGCTGGTGCGCAAGATGACGGATAAAAAATAG
- a CDS encoding YkuS family protein translates to MARIAVEESLNQVKEALQSAGHEVVAMNESSAQSCDCCVITGQDENVMGMADTTTQASVINAAGMTSEEIVEQVNRRLQ, encoded by the coding sequence GTGGCGAGGATTGCAGTTGAAGAATCGTTGAACCAAGTGAAGGAAGCGCTGCAGAGCGCCGGACATGAAGTGGTGGCCATGAATGAGAGCTCCGCCCAATCGTGCGACTGCTGCGTCATCACCGGTCAGGACGAAAATGTAATGGGAATGGCAGACACCACGACGCAAGCTTCCGTCATTAATGCCGCCGGAATGACCTCCGAAGAAATTGTGGAGCAAGTGAACCGCCGATTGCAATAG
- a CDS encoding DUF2573 family protein, whose translation MDETSREQIEGLIEAFAERLTGRTDPETVEKIKLWAIYSHIHKTMPPLTAHWTQEHPQAKADMRRLFEEIKQWNESFREQNKK comes from the coding sequence ATGGATGAGACAAGCAGGGAACAGATAGAAGGATTGATTGAAGCATTCGCTGAACGGCTTACGGGAAGAACCGATCCGGAAACCGTGGAAAAAATCAAGCTGTGGGCGATCTATTCCCACATACACAAGACGATGCCGCCGCTTACCGCGCATTGGACACAGGAGCATCCGCAGGCGAAGGCGGACATGCGTCGCCTGTTCGAGGAGATCAAGCAATGGAACGAAAGCTTCCGGGAGCAGAACAAGAAGTAA